In Leptospira congkakensis, one DNA window encodes the following:
- a CDS encoding TetR/AcrR family transcriptional regulator has product MKKEPTRVRLLQVSRNLFLKQGYSGTGLNQIVEEAKTVKASLYQHFDSKEMLGKEVIRIYSDENLTLLKSLMKRNPKPLDFVKAWVRILSREARMSQLFGCGMANFRAQIAPHELEIQKEIEEIANRTIDCLEEYLKESVQNGHLISKVDCRLLAKHLFFVYEGVLQGYRLLDDKRSLDELYRIAESLIPSSK; this is encoded by the coding sequence ATGAAAAAGGAACCAACCCGCGTCCGCCTCTTACAAGTCAGCCGGAACCTCTTTTTAAAACAAGGGTACTCAGGGACAGGACTGAATCAAATTGTGGAGGAAGCAAAAACAGTTAAGGCCAGTTTGTACCAACATTTTGATTCCAAGGAAATGTTGGGTAAGGAAGTGATTCGGATCTATTCCGATGAAAATTTAACCCTACTCAAATCCTTAATGAAACGAAATCCGAAACCACTGGATTTTGTAAAGGCCTGGGTTCGTATTCTTTCTAGGGAAGCTCGGATGTCCCAACTTTTTGGGTGTGGAATGGCAAACTTCCGCGCACAAATTGCACCCCATGAATTGGAAATTCAGAAAGAAATTGAAGAAATCGCAAATAGAACCATCGATTGTTTGGAAGAATATCTAAAAGAGTCGGTCCAAAATGGTCATTTAATTTCCAAAGTGGACTGTCGATTGCTTGCAAAACATTTATTTTTTGTTTATGAAGGGGTCCTGCAAGGATATCGTTTGCTTGATGATAAAAGGTCATTAGATGAATTATACCGAATTGCCGAAAGTTTGATCCCATCATCTAAATGA
- a CDS encoding TonB-dependent receptor plug domain-containing protein, which produces MKITRLLILILLFSWIRPSLADGNLEVVFQIVKSNSGKPVTNAVVISKKGKTTGVSNEEGIAKLRFPEPGYYEIKISTADRTESVFREVRFKGQVILITISEANLAGILVSGERDKTPLSRYGLVQDEIKRLPGVSGDSLKALQTIPGVVIGAPVGILPSVFTNIGTNLLTGNPYSNSERGDLSLRGGGTRQNQYYFDGFPLPYPFHLGNQSSVLNNNLIKSFDVFTGAFPAKYGYATGGIIAIEGTDRVDENKTVINTNLFLSDIYNQTKILPGLAMISSGRKNYPNVVLLQAYPQGIPEDAKFAEYQDYQWKMIWDITAEHRLSVQTFGTRDRQAYTKAQADLERGGGDPRPPTGLDRMFRTDAIRYVWKGKTFRNTISYSRTSFNEFFELRFTNPLTAENIFGLQNRTTDTITYVQNAFEWELWEEHLKLEAGVQGRFRETTLKGENISSYNRLFYNIFNDLLNSNAAFRSVIDGDRIRYREKSAYAELPFKYAGFRLTPGARVDHYSGSNETNLAPRITGGYLFESTKTGIMAGHGIHYNAPVSVEALSAKSGNPNLFMERAEHNSIGVSQEFANNWQIKIEGFRNIFQNIIVPDSYIVDPYALNNDTRVFVNETAKVLANPITPKNLNYSNAGYGHSEGVEIFIKKTKDPREQSGLFGWISYTNSITKRINNQSRLSSDETRNRTLLNNSRTLLAQAKMGTNYINYYDDNNLEVIYNNDKEQLYDLDRTHILNIVFGYKFNPEWMVGGRFRYFSGTPYTPITSATRASQAATFGLNLYFPNYSGNYNSDRFLPFHQFDLRIDRIENFSWGYINTYIEFVNFYGRRNQAGFEFDNTKNFQRNQNPAPTYDTVNSPYIVSQTPNGKMAIIPLVNIGIEVRF; this is translated from the coding sequence ATGAAAATCACCAGGTTACTAATACTCATTTTACTTTTTAGTTGGATTCGCCCTTCTTTGGCTGATGGCAATCTAGAGGTTGTATTTCAAATTGTGAAATCCAACTCAGGAAAACCAGTTACCAACGCAGTAGTGATTTCCAAAAAAGGGAAAACAACTGGAGTTTCAAATGAAGAGGGGATCGCCAAACTTCGATTTCCCGAGCCTGGATACTATGAAATCAAAATTTCCACAGCCGACAGGACGGAATCTGTATTTCGTGAAGTTCGGTTTAAAGGCCAAGTCATCCTCATTACCATTTCCGAAGCTAACCTAGCAGGAATTTTAGTCAGCGGGGAAAGAGACAAAACTCCACTTTCGCGGTATGGACTCGTACAAGATGAAATCAAACGCCTTCCAGGTGTTTCCGGCGATTCACTAAAAGCCTTACAAACCATTCCGGGCGTTGTGATTGGAGCCCCTGTGGGAATTTTACCTTCCGTGTTTACAAACATTGGAACCAACTTACTCACAGGGAACCCTTATTCCAATAGTGAAAGAGGGGACTTGTCATTACGTGGCGGTGGTACAAGACAAAACCAATATTACTTCGATGGATTTCCACTTCCCTATCCTTTTCATTTAGGAAACCAATCATCTGTTTTAAATAACAATTTAATCAAATCCTTTGATGTGTTTACGGGAGCATTTCCAGCTAAATATGGTTATGCGACTGGTGGAATCATTGCCATTGAAGGAACGGATCGTGTGGATGAAAATAAAACAGTCATCAATACAAATTTGTTTTTATCTGACATCTATAACCAAACCAAAATCCTCCCTGGACTTGCTATGATTAGTTCGGGTAGAAAAAACTATCCTAACGTAGTATTATTACAAGCATACCCACAAGGAATTCCAGAGGATGCGAAATTCGCAGAATACCAGGATTACCAATGGAAAATGATTTGGGATATTACTGCGGAACATAGACTCTCTGTTCAAACTTTTGGAACGAGAGATAGACAAGCCTATACCAAAGCCCAAGCGGATTTGGAAAGAGGAGGAGGTGACCCGCGTCCCCCAACTGGACTCGACCGAATGTTTCGCACGGATGCCATTCGTTACGTTTGGAAAGGGAAAACATTTCGAAATACAATCTCTTATTCACGCACTTCCTTTAATGAGTTTTTCGAACTCCGATTTACAAATCCACTGACTGCTGAAAACATATTTGGGTTACAAAACAGGACTACAGATACAATCACCTATGTCCAAAATGCATTTGAATGGGAACTTTGGGAGGAACATCTCAAACTAGAAGCTGGGGTTCAAGGCCGGTTCCGAGAGACCACTCTCAAGGGAGAAAATATCTCTTCTTATAATCGATTATTTTATAATATCTTTAATGATCTTTTGAATTCCAATGCAGCTTTCCGGTCTGTGATTGACGGAGATCGAATTCGATACAGAGAAAAATCCGCTTATGCAGAACTTCCATTTAAATATGCAGGATTTCGCCTAACACCAGGTGCGCGAGTGGATCATTATTCAGGAAGTAATGAAACCAATTTAGCACCTAGGATCACTGGTGGTTATTTATTTGAATCCACAAAAACTGGGATTATGGCGGGACATGGAATCCATTACAATGCGCCAGTTTCAGTGGAAGCTTTGTCCGCTAAGTCAGGAAATCCAAATCTTTTTATGGAAAGAGCCGAACACAATTCGATTGGTGTGAGCCAAGAATTTGCAAACAATTGGCAAATTAAAATCGAAGGTTTTCGGAATATCTTTCAAAACATCATCGTTCCCGACTCTTATATTGTGGATCCGTATGCTCTTAATAATGATACACGTGTTTTTGTGAATGAAACGGCAAAAGTTTTAGCAAACCCCATCACTCCTAAAAATCTAAATTATTCCAATGCGGGTTATGGGCATTCGGAAGGTGTGGAAATTTTTATTAAAAAAACAAAAGATCCAAGAGAACAGTCCGGACTTTTTGGTTGGATCTCCTACACAAATTCCATCACCAAACGTATCAATAACCAATCCAGATTGAGTAGTGATGAAACCAGAAACAGAACCTTACTCAATAATTCTAGGACTCTACTTGCCCAAGCAAAAATGGGGACCAACTATATCAATTATTATGATGATAATAATTTAGAGGTCATTTACAATAACGACAAAGAACAATTGTATGATTTGGACAGAACTCATATTTTGAATATTGTATTTGGTTATAAATTCAATCCGGAATGGATGGTGGGGGGAAGGTTTCGATATTTTTCGGGGACTCCATACACTCCCATTACAAGCGCTACACGGGCAAGTCAAGCGGCTACATTTGGTTTGAATTTATATTTTCCCAATTATTCTGGAAATTATAACAGCGACAGATTTTTGCCTTTCCACCAGTTTGATTTGCGGATTGATAGAATCGAAAATTTTTCTTGGGGTTACATCAATACCTATATAGAATTTGTGAATTTTTATGGCCGCAGAAACCAGGCCGGTTTTGAATTTGATAACACAAAAAATTTCCAAAGAAACCAAAACCCTGCCCCCACTTATGATACTGTTAATTCTCCTTATATTGTTTCCCAAACACCAAATGGAAAAATGGCAATCATCCCTCTTGTCAATATTGGTATTGAGGTAAGATTTTGA
- the ilvD gene encoding dihydroxy-acid dehydratase, producing the protein MTLNRYSRTLTQDESLPASQAMIIGSGVPYEDLNKPFIGIGSTGFDGNPCNMHLTTLSALQKKSVLDTKEMVGLLFNTIGVSDGITNGNDGMRYSLPSREIIADSIETIAGAHYYDGLLFAAGCDKNMPGAIMAMARLNRPSIMVYGGTINGGHYKGEKLNIVSAFEAYGKKINGKITEDDFKEVIKNSCPGPGACGGMYTANTMATAIEVMGMSLPYSSSSPARSEEKKKECMNIGKYMYNLLEKDIKPSDIITPKSILNALRVVTILGGSTNAALHMIAIARTMGIPLDLEQIQKVTDTTPLLADMKPSGKYLMEDLHAIGGTPAIMKFMLSEGLIDGSCLTVTGKTIAENLEGLPDLPSDQDLLRPVSNPIKKEGHIQVLYGNIAKKGAVAKITGHEGEMFEGKAICFDSEVEANTGIRDGKVKPGHVVVIRYVGPKGGPGMPEMLKPTSAIIGAGLGDNVALITDGRFSGGSHGFVVGHITPEAMEGGELAFVKDGDKILIDARTNKLELQISPEELEKRRAAWKKPPYRITTGYLWKYIQMVKDASTGCLTDR; encoded by the coding sequence ATGACTTTGAATCGATATAGCCGCACTCTTACCCAAGACGAATCCCTTCCTGCTTCTCAAGCAATGATCATTGGATCCGGAGTTCCTTATGAAGATCTGAACAAACCATTCATCGGAATTGGAAGTACAGGATTTGATGGAAATCCATGTAACATGCACCTAACCACTCTTTCTGCCTTACAAAAGAAAAGTGTATTAGACACAAAAGAAATGGTTGGTTTACTATTTAACACCATCGGTGTGAGTGATGGGATTACTAATGGAAATGATGGGATGCGTTATTCCTTACCATCCAGAGAAATCATTGCCGATTCCATTGAAACCATTGCTGGTGCTCACTATTATGACGGTCTTCTTTTTGCTGCAGGTTGTGATAAAAATATGCCAGGTGCTATCATGGCAATGGCTAGACTCAATCGCCCATCCATCATGGTATACGGTGGAACCATCAATGGTGGTCATTACAAAGGTGAAAAATTAAATATTGTATCTGCCTTCGAAGCTTACGGAAAAAAAATTAACGGCAAAATCACAGAAGATGATTTTAAAGAAGTCATAAAAAATTCCTGCCCGGGTCCTGGAGCTTGTGGTGGAATGTACACTGCCAACACTATGGCCACAGCCATCGAAGTGATGGGAATGAGTTTGCCTTATAGTTCTTCTTCTCCTGCTCGCAGTGAAGAAAAAAAGAAAGAATGTATGAATATTGGAAAGTATATGTACAATCTTTTAGAAAAGGACATCAAACCTTCTGATATCATCACTCCTAAATCTATTTTGAATGCACTTCGAGTTGTCACCATTCTCGGTGGTTCCACAAATGCAGCCTTACATATGATTGCTATTGCAAGGACAATGGGGATTCCTCTTGATTTGGAACAAATTCAAAAAGTAACCGATACAACCCCACTCCTTGCGGATATGAAACCAAGTGGAAAGTATCTTATGGAAGACCTTCATGCCATCGGGGGAACACCTGCTATCATGAAATTCATGTTAAGCGAAGGTTTGATTGACGGATCTTGTTTGACAGTCACTGGAAAAACCATCGCAGAAAATTTAGAAGGCCTTCCTGATCTTCCGAGTGACCAGGACTTACTCCGACCAGTCAGTAACCCCATTAAAAAAGAAGGTCATATTCAAGTTCTCTATGGCAATATCGCCAAAAAAGGGGCAGTGGCAAAAATCACTGGCCACGAAGGGGAAATGTTCGAAGGAAAAGCCATTTGTTTTGATTCCGAAGTGGAAGCCAATACAGGCATTCGTGATGGGAAAGTCAAACCAGGTCATGTAGTAGTCATTCGCTACGTAGGCCCTAAAGGTGGCCCAGGAATGCCGGAAATGTTAAAACCAACTTCTGCCATCATTGGAGCAGGTCTTGGGGACAATGTGGCACTCATCACTGACGGAAGGTTCTCTGGAGGAAGCCACGGATTTGTTGTGGGTCATATCACTCCAGAAGCAATGGAAGGCGGAGAGTTGGCATTTGTAAAAGACGGGGACAAAATCCTCATCGATGCTCGCACGAACAAACTCGAATTACAAATTTCACCTGAGGAATTAGAAAAAAGAAGAGCGGCCTGGAAAAAACCACCATACCGCATTACCACTGGATATCTTTGGAAGTACATCCAGATGGTAAAAGATGCAAGTACTGGTTGCCTAACAGACCGTTAG